A genomic window from Amia ocellicauda isolate fAmiCal2 chromosome 15, fAmiCal2.hap1, whole genome shotgun sequence includes:
- the slc23a4 gene encoding xan_ur_permease domain-containing protein, translating into MAPEKENNGLDNYTFSIEGAEHFCEIPEEGNRKKEQSSPDRDVKNKLAYCVTDVPPWYLCIILGTQHYLTAFGGIIAIPLILSRALCLEHDSLTQSHLISTIFFVSGICTLLQVTFGVRLPILQGGTFTFLTPSLAVLSMPEWRCPAWTHNASLVNTSSPEYIEVWQSRIRELQGSIMVASCFQIVVGFSGLIGLFMKFIGPLTIAPTISLIGLSLYDSAGNDAGKHWGIASMTIALIVLFSQYLRHIPVPIPTYNRTKKFHTSKVYIFQILPVLLGITLSWLVCYILTEYNVFPSDSRHYGHFARTDLKGDVLAQAPWFRFPYPGQWGVPTVSLAGVFGILAGVISSMVESVGDYHACARLSGAPPPPKHAINRGVGIEGIGCLLAGAWGTGNGTTSYSENVGALGITKVGSRMVIVASGILMVIMGMFGKVGAIFTTIPAPVIGGMFLVMFGVISAAGVANLQYADMNSSRNLFIFGFSMFSALVIPNWINKNPKAIETGVIELDQVLLVLLTTSMFVGGFFGFILDNTIPGSKKERGIIAWNEAHHEDSDETLESGEVYDLPFNINSRFFSAPWVRYIPFCPKPKASQHQQTIVGNDSGLSKENRSVEQSDHTQFSINTQF; encoded by the exons ATGGCTCcggagaaagaaaacaatggtTTGGATAATTATACCTTTTCT ATTGAGGGAGCAGAGCATTTCTGTGAGATTCCGGAAGAGGGCAACCGAAAAAAGGAGCAGAGCTCACCAGACAGAGATGTCAAGAACAAGCTGGCATACTGCGTGACCGATGTCCCACCATGGTACCTGTGCATCATTCTTGGGACTCAG CACTACCTGACTGCATTTGGTGGGATTATTGCCATTCCCCTAATCCTATCAAGAGCGCTGTGCCTGGAGCATGATTCCCTCACACAAAGCCACCTTATCAGCACCATCTTTTTTGTGTCGGGTATTTGCACCTTACTTCAGGTCACCTTCGGAGTGAG GTTGCCCATTCTCCAGGGGGGAACATTTACTTTCCTGACCCCATCTCTGGCTGTGCTCAGTATGCCTGAATGGAGATGTCCAGCATGGACTCACAATGCTAGCCTTGTTAATACTAGCTCCCCTGAGTACATAGAAGTATGGCAGAGCAGGATTCGAGAG CTGCAGGGATCTATCATGGTGGCATCCTGTTTCCAGATTGTTGTTGGATTTTCTGGTCTCATCGGCCTCTTCATGAAGTTTATAGGCCCACTGACCATCGCacccaccatctctctcattggGCTTTCACTGTATGATTCAGCTGGGAATGATGCAGGGAAGCACTGGGGCATTGCATCAAT GACAATAGCGCTGATTGTCCTGTTTTCACAGTACCTCCGCCATATACCTGTGCCTATACCAACTTATAATAGGACGAAGAAATTCCACACCTCCAAAGTGTACATCTTTCAGATTCTACCA gtgctCCTGGGAATCACCTTGTCATGGCTTGTTTGTTATATCCTCACTGAGTACAATGTCTTCCCATCAGACTCCAGGCACTATGGTCACTTTGCTCGCACAGATCTGAAAGGAGATGTACTGGCCCAAGCACCCTGGTTCAGATTTCCTTACCCAG GTCAATGGGGTGTTCCAACTGTCAGCCTTGCAGGGGTGTTTGGGATCCTGGCAGGGGTGATCTCTTCCATGGTAGAGTCTGTTGGGGATTACCATGCCTGTGCAAGACTGTCCGGGGCGCCTCCTCCACCCAAACATGCCATTAACCGAGGAGTGGGCATTGAAGGCATTGGCTGCCTGTTGGCAGGAGCATGGGGGACAGGCAATGGGACCACTTCCTACAGTGAGAACGTGGGAGCACTGGGCATCACTAAG GTGGGTAGCCGCATGGTGATTGTTGCCAGTGGGATCTTGATGGTAATTATGGGAATGTTTGGGAAAGTTGGAGCCATTTTCACCACAATCCCAGCACCTGTGATTGGAGGGATGTTCTTAGTCATGTTTGGAGTCATTTCTGCTGCTGGAGTAGCAAACTTACAG TATGCAGATATGAATTCATCCCGGAATCTCTTTATTTTTGGATTTTCCATGTTTTCTGCATTGGTGATTCCCAACTGGATAAATAAGAACCCAAAAGCTATAGAAACTG GTGTAATTGAATTGGACCAAGTGCTCCTGGTTCTGTTGACTACCAGCATGTTTGTGGGGGGGTTCTTTGGATTTATTCTGGATAACACCATCCCAG GGTCAAAAAAAGAACGGGGGATTATCGCTTGGAATGAAGCTCACCATGAAGACTCTGATGAGACACTTGAGAGCGGGGAAGTCTATGACCTACCCTTTAACATTAACTCCCGCTTCTTCTCTGCACCATGGGTGCGATACATCCCCTTCTGTCCCAAGCCTAAAGCAAGCCAGCACCAACAAACCATAGTAGGCAATGACTCAGGTTTATCCAAGGAGAACAGAAGTGTTGAGCAGTCAGACCACACACAGTTCAGTATCAATACACAATTCTAA